A window from Opitutia bacterium ISCC 52 encodes these proteins:
- the rplR gene encoding 50S ribosomal protein L18 — MKTNKKSIQQQKRRWRIRKKISGNEERPRLAVHLSNKHIYGQVIDDEAGKTIVFVSSLGKDLKADKLKANVEGAQSVGKLVAEKAKKAGVESVVFDRSGRIYHGCVKAFAEAAREGGLAF; from the coding sequence ATGAAAACGAATAAAAAATCTATCCAACAGCAAAAACGTCGCTGGCGTATTCGTAAGAAAATTTCGGGTAATGAAGAGCGTCCTCGTTTGGCTGTCCACCTAAGCAACAAACACATTTACGGCCAAGTCATCGACGATGAAGCTGGTAAGACTATCGTTTTTGTTTCCTCTTTGGGCAAAGACCTAAAGGCCGACAAATTGAAAGCGAATGTTGAAGGTGCTCAATCCGTCGGTAAGCTTGTAGCTGAAAAGGCCAAGAAGGCTGGTGTTGAGAGTGTTGTATTTGACCGAAGTGGTCGCATCTACCACGGTTGTGTTAAAGCATTTGCTGAAGCTGCTCGGGAGGGTGGTCTAGCATTCTAA
- the rplF gene encoding 50S ribosomal protein L6, translating to MSRIGKLPVDIPEKVTVSIEANMVSVEGPKGKLSHQFPNAVSISQEDATVSVEPSNNSRFARAMYGTARALIANMVNGVTTGYSKDLEISGVGFRAALSGNKLDMNLGYSHPCIYDIPEGIKITVTENTKLKVEGIDKQLVGEVAASIRAFYPPEPYKGKGVKIVGEYVRRKEGKTAGK from the coding sequence ATGAGTAGAATTGGAAAATTACCTGTAGACATTCCTGAAAAAGTGACCGTTTCAATCGAAGCCAATATGGTATCGGTTGAAGGACCTAAGGGAAAACTTTCTCATCAGTTCCCGAATGCGGTATCCATCTCCCAAGAAGATGCAACCGTTTCTGTGGAACCCTCTAACAATTCTCGGTTCGCCCGTGCAATGTATGGCACCGCTCGTGCACTGATAGCCAATATGGTGAATGGTGTAACCACCGGTTATAGCAAGGACCTTGAAATCAGTGGAGTCGGTTTTCGTGCTGCATTGAGTGGTAATAAGCTGGATATGAATCTCGGCTATTCTCACCCTTGTATCTACGACATCCCGGAAGGAATCAAAATCACCGTAACCGAGAACACCAAGTTGAAGGTCGAAGGTATCGATAAGCAACTCGTTGGTGAAGTGGCCGCATCCATCCGTGCCTTCTATCCGCCAGAGCCATATAAGGGCAAGGGTGTGAAGATTGTTGGCGAATACGTACGCCGCAAGGAAGGTAAAACAGCCGGTAAATAA
- the rpmC gene encoding 50S ribosomal protein L29 codes for MKAKEIRDLSEQEIEKKVRDTRQELMNLRLRKQAGQVEAPSQLLELRRDIARMETILKERAAAAAN; via the coding sequence ATGAAAGCCAAAGAAATTAGAGACCTGTCAGAACAGGAAATTGAAAAGAAGGTGCGAGATACTCGTCAGGAGTTGATGAATTTGCGCCTACGTAAGCAAGCCGGGCAAGTAGAAGCCCCCTCTCAGTTACTTGAACTGCGCAGGGACATTGCTCGCATGGAAACCATTTTGAAAGAGCGCGCTGCCGCAGCCGCCAACTAG
- the rplV gene encoding 50S ribosomal protein L22 codes for MEVQALTKYVLISPKKAREVTREIQGRPAAEAEQLLKFIPRKAARLVGKTLHSAIANAENNNNLSGDQLIISKAIIEEGPSLKRFRAGARGSAKPYKKRTSHIRIVLSDNQ; via the coding sequence ATGGAAGTCCAGGCACTCACCAAATACGTGCTCATATCACCTAAAAAGGCTCGCGAAGTAACTCGCGAGATCCAAGGCCGTCCCGCGGCTGAAGCAGAGCAACTGTTGAAGTTCATCCCCCGCAAGGCGGCTCGTCTTGTTGGTAAGACCTTGCACTCCGCAATCGCGAATGCAGAGAACAACAACAACCTGTCAGGTGACCAGCTCATCATCAGCAAAGCAATCATCGAAGAAGGCCCAAGCCTGAAGCGTTTTCGTGCAGGTGCCCGTGGTTCCGCCAAGCCCTATAAGAAACGCACTAGCCACATCCGCATTGTATTGTCGGACAACCAATAA
- the rpsD gene encoding 30S ribosomal protein S4, with translation MARYTGPTTRINRRFGMAIFPPNKAFERKSYPPGVHGPRLRRKQSDYSIGLNEKQKLRYMYGMTEKQFRRTFEQAKSAKGVTGEVFLQRLETRLDNVIYRLNLAKTRSGARQFVNHGHIKVNGHKVDIPSYQVEAGDEIEVKDAVSSRQLATRALDETRARTIPDWMTLAEDTFKGKINRLPTRDEIEVGINEQLIVEFYNR, from the coding sequence ATGGCTCGTTACACAGGACCCACGACTCGAATAAATCGCCGTTTTGGAATGGCGATTTTTCCACCTAACAAAGCTTTTGAGCGCAAAAGCTATCCTCCCGGGGTTCACGGTCCCCGTCTTCGCCGCAAGCAGAGTGATTACTCTATCGGTCTAAATGAAAAGCAAAAGCTTCGTTACATGTATGGCATGACGGAGAAACAGTTCCGCCGTACTTTTGAGCAAGCTAAGAGCGCCAAGGGTGTTACCGGTGAAGTGTTCCTTCAAAGGCTTGAGACTCGTTTGGACAATGTAATCTATCGCTTGAACTTGGCCAAGACTCGCTCGGGTGCTCGTCAGTTTGTCAACCACGGCCACATCAAAGTAAATGGCCACAAGGTGGACATTCCGAGTTACCAAGTTGAAGCTGGTGATGAGATTGAAGTTAAAGACGCCGTCTCTTCCCGCCAATTGGCAACGCGTGCCCTCGACGAAACTCGCGCACGGACGATTCCTGACTGGATGACTCTAGCCGAAGATACTTTTAAAGGAAAAATAAACCGTCTACCTACTCGCGACGAGATTGAGGTAGGCATCAATGAGCAGCTCATTGTTGAATTCTACAACCGCTAA
- the rplO gene encoding 50S ribosomal protein L15 — MRLHNLTNTPGAVHRKKRLGNGESSGLGKTCGKGHKGQKSRSGGGIPIGFEGGQMPLYRKLPHRGFSNAQFTTQYEVVNVGDLAKLGDESEATPETMAKAGILRPDSKLVKILGTGDLEKALKVSAHKFSASAKEKIEKAGGEAIVLS, encoded by the coding sequence ATGAGATTACATAATCTTACAAATACACCAGGTGCCGTTCACCGTAAAAAACGTCTAGGCAATGGAGAAAGTTCCGGCCTCGGCAAAACTTGCGGCAAGGGCCATAAGGGACAGAAGTCTCGTAGTGGTGGAGGTATTCCCATCGGTTTTGAAGGTGGACAAATGCCTCTTTACCGGAAGCTGCCACATCGCGGTTTCAGTAATGCACAGTTTACCACCCAGTACGAAGTAGTAAATGTCGGTGATTTGGCTAAATTGGGTGATGAGTCGGAAGCGACTCCTGAGACCATGGCCAAAGCTGGTATCCTCCGCCCTGATTCAAAGCTGGTAAAGATCCTCGGAACGGGTGACCTGGAAAAAGCACTCAAGGTGAGCGCTCACAAATTCTCTGCATCTGCTAAAGAGAAAATCGAAAAAGCAGGCGGAGAAGCGATCGTTCTCTCTTAA
- the rpsE gene encoding 30S ribosomal protein S5 — protein MATPEEAPELVDKVVHINRCAKVVKGGRRFSFSSTVVSGDLQGRVGVGMGKAKEVPEAIRKGTEKAHKNMVSIPLRDDTIPHAVIGVSGGGKVILRPAGPGTGVIAGGGVRAVLEAVGIKNILSKSLGSNNHRAMINATMDGLRQLRSKEQIAALRS, from the coding sequence ATGGCTACTCCAGAAGAAGCACCAGAATTGGTCGATAAAGTTGTCCACATCAACCGTTGCGCCAAAGTTGTAAAGGGCGGACGTCGTTTCAGTTTTTCATCCACTGTTGTCAGTGGTGACCTCCAAGGCCGCGTCGGTGTTGGAATGGGAAAAGCAAAGGAAGTTCCTGAAGCTATTCGTAAAGGCACTGAAAAGGCTCACAAGAATATGGTCTCCATTCCTTTGCGCGACGATACCATCCCACACGCTGTTATCGGTGTTTCTGGTGGTGGAAAAGTGATTCTCCGACCTGCGGGTCCCGGAACCGGTGTTATTGCTGGTGGTGGGGTACGTGCAGTGCTCGAAGCCGTTGGAATTAAAAACATCCTTTCCAAGTCTCTTGGTTCAAACAACCACCGTGCCATGATCAATGCGACTATGGATGGATTGAGACAACTGCGTTCTAAGGAACAGATTGCTGCACTCCGTAGCTAA
- the rpsQ gene encoding 30S ribosomal protein S17: protein MSEERNSRKLLQGVVSSRSGDKSVKVTVAYKIPHPRFHKVINRKTVLHAHDEQNETKPGDKVEIMETRPLSKLKRWRITRVLHVAPVLD from the coding sequence ATGTCTGAAGAAAGAAATAGCAGAAAACTTTTACAAGGAGTTGTAAGCAGCCGTTCCGGCGACAAGTCGGTTAAAGTAACGGTTGCCTATAAGATTCCTCACCCACGATTCCATAAGGTGATCAATCGTAAGACCGTACTCCACGCTCACGACGAGCAGAACGAAACCAAACCTGGCGACAAGGTGGAAATCATGGAAACACGTCCACTGAGTAAGCTAAAGCGTTGGCGCATCACCCGAGTGCTTCACGTAGCTCCGGTTCTGGACTAA
- the rplN gene encoding 50S ribosomal protein L14, whose translation MIQLLSSVEIADNTGAKKAKMIRRLGQMKKTASVGDVIVCHIKESSTDASVKKGEVVRGVVVRTRAPIRRADGSYLRFDSNAIVLIDANKNPKGTRIFGPVARELRRKRFMKIISLAPEVL comes from the coding sequence ATGATACAGCTTCTAAGTAGTGTAGAAATCGCGGATAACACCGGCGCCAAAAAGGCAAAGATGATTCGTCGTCTTGGCCAAATGAAGAAAACGGCCAGTGTCGGCGACGTTATTGTATGCCACATTAAGGAGAGCTCCACCGACGCTTCTGTGAAAAAAGGCGAAGTCGTCCGTGGCGTAGTCGTTCGGACTCGGGCACCCATCCGTCGCGCTGACGGTAGCTATCTTCGTTTCGACAGCAACGCGATTGTACTAATCGATGCCAACAAAAACCCAAAGGGCACCCGTATCTTCGGACCTGTTGCCCGTGAACTGCGCCGCAAGCGCTTCATGAAAATCATTTCTCTAGCACCGGAAGTTTTATAA
- the rplX gene encoding 50S ribosomal protein L24 — MKTHIKTGDTVVVISGSQKGKSGKVLQIVKGKNRAIVEGLNMVKRHQKAASQEDPGGIIEREASLHISNLMEESRYNSRQSK, encoded by the coding sequence ATGAAAACGCATATTAAAACGGGAGACACCGTTGTCGTCATTAGCGGAAGCCAAAAAGGTAAATCCGGCAAAGTCCTACAGATCGTAAAGGGTAAGAACCGTGCGATTGTTGAAGGACTCAATATGGTAAAACGTCACCAGAAGGCGGCCAGCCAGGAAGATCCAGGCGGTATAATTGAGCGTGAAGCGAGTCTTCATATTTCCAATCTGATGGAAGAGTCGCGCTATAACTCGCGACAGTCCAAATAA
- the rpsC gene encoding 30S ribosomal protein S3, translating into MGQKTHPIGFRLAVRRNWESRWYADKKNFSSCLEEDYHIRKALTAKLKYASVPRIFIERASNRIRVKIYTARPGIVIGRKGQELEKLKAQLNKLVKREVMLDIQEIKKPELEAQLIAENVALQLERRISFRRAMKKAVQIADSLGAQGIKIRVAGRLGGADIARAEMVKKGRVPLHTLREDIDYGFAEANTVYGIIGVKCWVLKENEEQS; encoded by the coding sequence ATGGGACAAAAGACACATCCAATTGGTTTTCGCCTCGCAGTTCGCCGCAACTGGGAATCGCGTTGGTATGCCGATAAGAAAAACTTCAGCAGCTGCCTGGAAGAAGATTACCATATCCGCAAAGCCCTAACGGCTAAGCTGAAATATGCCTCCGTGCCTCGTATTTTTATCGAGCGTGCATCGAACCGTATTCGCGTAAAGATTTACACGGCTCGTCCAGGTATCGTTATTGGCCGCAAGGGACAAGAGCTTGAAAAACTCAAGGCCCAGCTCAACAAGCTAGTGAAGCGCGAAGTGATGCTCGACATTCAGGAGATTAAGAAGCCTGAGTTGGAAGCTCAATTGATTGCTGAGAACGTAGCCCTTCAGTTGGAGCGTCGTATATCTTTCCGCCGTGCCATGAAGAAGGCGGTCCAAATCGCAGATAGCTTAGGTGCTCAAGGAATTAAGATTCGTGTCGCTGGTCGTCTCGGTGGCGCTGATATTGCCCGTGCAGAAATGGTCAAAAAAGGCCGTGTTCCATTGCACACCCTTCGCGAAGACATCGACTACGGTTTCGCTGAAGCCAACACCGTTTACGGTATCATTGGTGTTAAGTGCTGGGTATTAAAAGAAAACGAAGAACAGTCGTAA
- the rpsM gene encoding 30S ribosomal protein S13 encodes MPRLLGVDIPNNKRTEYALRYIYGIGPTRAKQILDELKLDPAHRSQELTEEQINQISEIIIRNQWMTEGDLRRDIAANMKRLQAIQCYRGHRHRRGLPVRGQRTSTNARTRKGGRRTVGVMSK; translated from the coding sequence ATGCCTCGATTACTAGGTGTAGACATTCCAAATAACAAGCGTACAGAGTACGCATTGCGTTATATTTACGGCATCGGCCCTACCCGCGCCAAGCAGATCCTTGATGAGCTGAAGCTCGATCCTGCGCACCGCTCCCAAGAACTTACTGAGGAGCAAATTAACCAGATTTCTGAGATCATTATCCGCAATCAGTGGATGACGGAAGGAGATCTACGCCGAGATATTGCTGCTAATATGAAGCGTCTGCAAGCCATCCAATGTTACCGTGGACATCGGCATCGTCGCGGACTTCCCGTCCGTGGTCAGCGCACCAGCACCAATGCTAGAACTCGAAAAGGCGGCCGCCGCACCGTGGGCGTTATGTCCAAATAA
- the rpsK gene encoding 30S ribosomal protein S11: MSAEKPENEEEKVEEPQAKAPAAEAKEEAPAAEVKEEAPAAEEAPVEEAKAEEVKEEAPVEEAKAEEAPAAEEAPAEKPKAEKAPAKEAEPKKEEAKAEAPEGEGEAKAEEKKEDTTVADLMGDDLGDIKVRRAKGSKNITHGIVHVVASFNNTKVSVTDMKGNVISWSSAGKCNFRGSRKSTAYAAQVVTQDATRAAMAHGLKEVEVHLKGPGMGRDSAVRALQALGMIIVSIIDKTPVPHNGCRPPKRRRV; the protein is encoded by the coding sequence ATGAGCGCTGAAAAACCCGAAAACGAAGAAGAAAAGGTTGAAGAACCCCAAGCCAAAGCACCTGCTGCTGAAGCAAAGGAAGAAGCACCCGCTGCAGAAGTAAAAGAGGAAGCTCCGGCTGCCGAAGAAGCTCCCGTTGAGGAAGCCAAGGCTGAAGAAGTGAAGGAAGAGGCTCCCGTCGAGGAAGCTAAAGCCGAAGAAGCACCTGCTGCCGAAGAAGCTCCGGCTGAAAAACCGAAAGCTGAAAAAGCTCCCGCAAAAGAAGCAGAACCCAAGAAGGAAGAGGCGAAGGCGGAAGCTCCAGAAGGTGAAGGCGAAGCAAAAGCTGAGGAGAAAAAGGAAGATACTACCGTCGCAGATTTAATGGGTGACGATCTTGGTGACATTAAGGTTCGTCGTGCCAAAGGTAGTAAGAACATCACGCACGGTATCGTACACGTGGTAGCTTCTTTTAATAATACTAAAGTTTCTGTGACCGACATGAAGGGGAACGTTATTTCCTGGAGTAGTGCCGGTAAATGTAATTTCCGCGGTTCCCGCAAATCTACGGCTTACGCTGCTCAGGTTGTCACTCAAGATGCAACCCGCGCTGCAATGGCTCACGGATTGAAGGAAGTTGAAGTTCATTTGAAAGGCCCAGGCATGGGAAGAGATTCTGCCGTTCGTGCCCTTCAAGCTCTAGGAATGATCATTGTTTCAATTATTGATAAGACACCTGTTCCGCACAACGGATGTCGTCCACCCAAGCGCCGCCGCGTTTAA
- the rpsS gene encoding 30S ribosomal protein S19, whose translation MARSLKKGFFVDPKLMDRVMVAQKTDSRKGLNTWSRRSTITPDFVGLTINVHNGRSFLPVYVTENMVGHKLGEFSPTRTFKGHGGMTKK comes from the coding sequence ATGGCACGTTCACTCAAAAAAGGATTTTTTGTAGACCCCAAACTCATGGACCGGGTCATGGTAGCTCAGAAAACAGACTCCCGCAAGGGACTGAACACCTGGTCTCGCCGGTCAACCATCACTCCTGACTTTGTTGGTCTTACCATCAATGTGCACAACGGTCGGTCTTTTCTACCGGTCTATGTGACAGAAAATATGGTCGGTCACAAACTCGGTGAATTTTCTCCTACTCGCACTTTTAAAGGCCACGGAGGAATGACCAAGAAATAA
- the rplE gene encoding 50S ribosomal protein L5: MNQPELKTTYSEQIVPALMKSRGYKNVMQVPKLEKIVLNTGVGTNNDKNVINDIAKDYGLITGQKPVITLARKSISNFKLREGMPVGVKVTLRGNSMWEFLYRLITVSLPLIRDFRGINKKLDGRGNFTLGITDHTIFPEINVDTHKHTVGMDVCIVTSAKDDDEGGELLTLLGMPFRKRNA, encoded by the coding sequence ATGAATCAACCAGAATTAAAAACTACCTACAGCGAGCAAATCGTTCCCGCGCTTATGAAAAGCCGCGGTTATAAGAACGTGATGCAAGTTCCCAAGCTTGAAAAGATCGTTCTGAATACGGGCGTTGGCACTAACAACGACAAGAATGTCATTAACGATATTGCGAAGGATTATGGCCTGATCACGGGGCAGAAACCTGTCATCACTCTTGCTCGCAAAAGTATTTCTAACTTCAAACTCCGCGAAGGTATGCCTGTCGGTGTTAAAGTCACTCTGCGTGGAAACAGCATGTGGGAATTTCTTTATCGCCTGATTACGGTATCGCTACCACTGATTCGTGACTTTCGTGGTATCAATAAGAAGTTGGATGGCCGTGGTAATTTCACTCTTGGTATTACTGACCACACCATATTCCCAGAGATCAATGTGGATACTCACAAGCACACGGTCGGTATGGACGTCTGCATCGTAACATCAGCAAAAGATGACGATGAAGGTGGTGAACTTCTAACTCTTCTTGGAATGCCTTTCCGCAAGCGCAACGCTTAA
- the rpsN gene encoding 30S ribosomal protein S14, translating into MAKISAIHRNKKRERMVAKYASKRAELKKILASSETTDEEFWDAQRKLCKLPRNSSKVRLRNRCNVTGRPRAYLGRFGLSRITFREMALAGRIPGVTKSSW; encoded by the coding sequence ATGGCAAAAATATCAGCTATTCATCGTAACAAAAAACGCGAGCGCATGGTGGCAAAATATGCTTCCAAGCGAGCAGAACTTAAAAAGATTCTCGCCAGCTCGGAAACCACAGATGAGGAATTCTGGGATGCGCAACGCAAGCTTTGCAAGTTGCCACGGAATTCTTCCAAAGTGCGCCTCCGCAACCGTTGTAATGTAACCGGTCGTCCCCGTGCTTATTTGGGACGTTTTGGTCTTTCTCGTATCACTTTTCGCGAAATGGCATTGGCCGGTCGCATCCCAGGTGTCACTAAATCATCCTGGTAA
- the map gene encoding type I methionyl aminopeptidase produces MIPVKNSAEILKMREACEVAATVLYKVTQLVEAGVSTYDLDQAGKRFMQELGATSACYNYRNGSKVYPGYLCISVNEEVVHGIGSMRRTIKSGDVVSVDVVISYNGFIGDNANTVIVGEAPEEVQFLVTETKKSLDHAIRVAKAGGRVGDISNAVQTYIESRGLSIVRDFVGHGVGRSMHEEPQIPNYGRKGKGDKLKPGMTLAIEPMVNLGNPSVRVLSDGWTAVTVDGKPSAHFEHTVLITQGGAEILTLPKK; encoded by the coding sequence ATGATTCCCGTCAAAAACAGTGCCGAAATCCTTAAAATGAGGGAGGCCTGTGAGGTGGCAGCCACTGTTCTTTATAAAGTCACTCAGCTCGTCGAAGCGGGGGTTAGTACCTACGACCTCGACCAAGCTGGGAAACGGTTCATGCAAGAACTGGGTGCGACCAGTGCCTGTTACAATTATCGTAACGGTAGTAAGGTCTATCCTGGTTATTTATGCATTTCGGTTAACGAAGAAGTTGTTCATGGAATCGGCAGTATGCGTCGGACGATTAAGTCTGGTGATGTGGTTTCTGTGGATGTAGTCATCAGCTACAACGGATTTATCGGAGACAATGCGAACACGGTCATCGTGGGCGAAGCTCCAGAAGAAGTTCAATTTTTAGTAACTGAAACCAAGAAGTCACTTGATCACGCCATTCGGGTTGCAAAAGCCGGAGGACGGGTAGGGGACATCTCTAATGCGGTGCAGACATATATCGAATCACGAGGTTTATCGATCGTGAGAGATTTCGTCGGACACGGTGTGGGACGCTCCATGCACGAAGAACCGCAAATTCCCAACTACGGTCGCAAGGGCAAAGGAGACAAACTAAAACCAGGAATGACCTTGGCAATTGAGCCGATGGTCAATCTCGGGAATCCCAGTGTTCGCGTGCTTTCAGACGGCTGGACCGCAGTCACTGTGGATGGCAAACCATCCGCCCATTTTGAGCACACGGTCCTTATAACACAGGGCGGTGCAGAAATATTAACTTTACCGAAAAAATAG
- the rplP gene encoding 50S ribosomal protein L16: MPLLPSRTKYRKQHKGRVKGIAQKGNTLSFGDFGIQSLERGAMTSQQIEAARVAVTRHLKRKGKVWIRVFPQKPVTKKPLEVRMGKGKGAVDHWVAVIKPGTMLYEVGGVSESLAREGLRLADGKLPFKCRFVVREIAE, from the coding sequence ATGCCTTTACTTCCATCTAGAACCAAATATCGCAAGCAGCACAAAGGTCGTGTTAAGGGGATCGCCCAAAAAGGAAACACACTTTCCTTCGGTGATTTCGGAATCCAATCCCTTGAGCGTGGAGCCATGACCTCACAGCAGATTGAAGCTGCTCGTGTTGCTGTAACTCGTCACCTCAAAAGAAAAGGTAAAGTGTGGATCCGTGTATTTCCTCAGAAGCCTGTTACCAAGAAGCCATTAGAAGTACGGATGGGTAAGGGTAAGGGAGCGGTTGATCACTGGGTTGCAGTTATCAAACCAGGCACCATGCTTTACGAAGTAGGTGGAGTCAGTGAATCACTTGCTCGCGAAGGCCTTCGCCTCGCCGATGGTAAGCTGCCATTCAAATGTCGTTTTGTTGTCCGCGAAATAGCGGAGTAG
- the secY gene encoding preprotein translocase subunit SecY, which translates to MLSAFSNSFKIPELRNKIFYTLSMLFVARIGANIPLPGVDPTPLQDFFAAQTASGSAGVLGLYNMFTGGALLKGAVFALGIMPYISASIIFQLMTAVVPSLARLAREGDVGRQKITQYTRLATIVICLVQGVLLIIGLKNPGGLFSGFDTSTYGSIILNDGGWFVFNSVIILTTGTIIMMWLGEQITEKGIGQGVSLLIMVGIIADLPNALMTLWRMVFAPIGTNRIEIPELAAMLVLLLVVTAGLVAVIQAMRKIPVQYAKRVVGRKVYGGQSSFLPLKVNYSGVMPVIFASAILMFPQQIFSSLAASFDSLQFLGSVSAWFVQGTVSYYFIFGFLILIFSYFWVSVMFKPIQIADDLKKGGGYIPGVRPGEPTAKFLDFVMTRLTFAGAVFLTVIAVFPDVLLFTINVPFQIANFFGGTGMLITVGVILQVLQQVETYLLQRHYDGFLKKGRIRGRNPAKKSRPQLASSADMGNLKPLMVVLGLIFVVGIISWVLRSFVL; encoded by the coding sequence ATGTTATCCGCCTTTTCAAATAGTTTTAAGATCCCGGAGCTGCGTAATAAGATTTTTTATACGTTGTCTATGCTGTTTGTTGCCCGTATCGGGGCCAACATTCCGTTGCCTGGTGTCGACCCGACTCCTTTGCAGGATTTCTTTGCTGCTCAAACGGCCTCGGGATCAGCTGGAGTACTTGGACTCTACAACATGTTTACGGGTGGAGCTCTGCTAAAAGGTGCTGTGTTTGCCTTGGGCATTATGCCCTACATCTCGGCTTCAATTATCTTTCAGTTGATGACGGCTGTGGTACCTTCATTGGCTCGTCTTGCACGCGAGGGTGATGTTGGCCGTCAGAAGATCACTCAATACACTCGCTTGGCGACGATTGTCATCTGTCTGGTTCAAGGCGTCCTTCTTATTATCGGTCTTAAGAATCCAGGAGGCTTGTTCTCAGGATTTGATACCAGCACCTATGGATCCATCATCCTAAACGACGGTGGTTGGTTTGTCTTTAACTCAGTTATTATTCTCACGACCGGAACCATCATCATGATGTGGTTGGGTGAACAGATTACTGAGAAGGGGATAGGTCAGGGTGTCTCGCTCTTGATTATGGTTGGTATTATCGCTGACCTGCCGAATGCTCTCATGACGCTATGGCGTATGGTCTTTGCTCCGATCGGAACCAATCGTATCGAGATTCCGGAGCTCGCGGCCATGTTAGTGCTCCTGCTGGTCGTGACCGCAGGGTTGGTAGCTGTGATTCAAGCCATGCGTAAGATCCCGGTCCAGTATGCTAAGCGCGTAGTAGGTCGTAAGGTCTATGGTGGCCAAAGTTCTTTCCTACCATTGAAGGTCAATTACTCCGGGGTTATGCCGGTGATCTTTGCCAGTGCGATTTTGATGTTCCCACAGCAGATCTTTTCATCTCTGGCTGCGAGTTTTGATTCCTTACAATTCCTCGGTAGTGTGTCTGCCTGGTTTGTCCAAGGAACCGTTTCTTACTATTTCATTTTTGGCTTCCTCATCCTGATCTTCAGTTATTTCTGGGTATCGGTCATGTTCAAGCCTATCCAAATTGCTGATGATTTGAAAAAGGGTGGTGGCTACATTCCAGGTGTTCGTCCTGGTGAGCCTACCGCAAAGTTCCTGGACTTTGTTATGACGCGCCTGACATTTGCCGGTGCTGTCTTTCTGACGGTCATCGCAGTTTTTCCGGACGTGCTACTTTTTACCATCAACGTTCCATTCCAGATCGCTAACTTCTTTGGTGGCACTGGTATGTTGATTACTGTTGGTGTAATTCTGCAGGTCCTTCAGCAAGTGGAAACTTATTTGTTGCAGCGCCACTACGATGGCTTCCTCAAAAAAGGACGCATTCGTGGTCGCAATCCTGCAAAAAAATCCCGTCCCCAACTCGCATCATCAGCTGACATGGGTAACCTGAAGCCATTGATGGTTGTGCTGGGACTTATTTTTGTCGTGGGAATCATTTCATGGGTTCTACGCAGTTTTGTGCTCTGA
- the rpsH gene encoding 30S ribosomal protein S8, which translates to MTDPIADFLTQIRNSFTAEKESIEVQHSKMKLGIARILKESGYIKGFEDIEAPGNKKYLKVELKYVNGESAITSIERYSRPGRRLYFAASEVPKVLGGMGAGILTTSRGLMTDYQARQQNVGGELVCKVW; encoded by the coding sequence ATGACAGATCCGATCGCAGATTTTTTAACACAAATAAGGAATTCCTTCACAGCAGAGAAAGAATCCATCGAGGTTCAGCATTCCAAAATGAAACTGGGAATTGCACGCATTCTTAAAGAAAGCGGCTACATCAAAGGCTTCGAGGATATTGAAGCTCCCGGTAACAAAAAATACCTGAAGGTAGAGCTGAAATACGTGAATGGCGAATCCGCCATCACTTCAATTGAGCGTTACAGCCGTCCCGGCCGTCGCCTCTATTTCGCTGCTTCTGAAGTGCCCAAAGTATTGGGTGGAATGGGTGCTGGAATTCTTACCACTTCTCGTGGTTTGATGACCGATTACCAAGCTCGTCAGCAAAACGTTGGCGGGGAACTTGTCTGCAAAGTCTGGTAA